In Streptomyces longhuiensis, the following proteins share a genomic window:
- a CDS encoding acyl-CoA mutase large subunit family protein: MDADAIEEGRRRWQARYDSARKRDADFSTLSGDPVEPAYGPRPGDTYEGFERIGWPGEYPFTRGLYPTGYRGRTWTIRQFAGFGNAEQTNERYKMILAAGGGGLSVAFDMPTLMGRDSDDARSLGEVGHCGVAIDSAADMEVLFKDIPLGDVTTSMTISGPAVPVFCMYLVAAERQGVDPAVLNGTLQTDIFKEYIAQKEWLFQPEPHLRLIGDLMEHCAEGIPAYKPLSVSGYHIREAGSTAAQELAYTLADGFGYVELGLSRGLDVDVFAPGLSFFFDAHLDFFEEIAKFRAARRIWARWMRDVYGAKTDKAQWLRFHTQTAGVSLTAQQPYNNVVRTAVEALAAVLGGTNSLHTNALDETLALPSEQAAEIALRTQQVLMEETGVANVADPLGGSWFVEQLTDRIEADAEKIFEQIKERGLRAHPDGQHPIGPMTSGILRGIEDGWFTGEIAESAFQYQKALEKGDKRVVGVNAHHGSVTGDLEILRVSHEVEREQVRELGARKAARDDARVRSALDEMLKAARDGGNMIPPMLDAVRAEATLGEICGVLRDEWGVYTEPAGF; encoded by the coding sequence ATGGACGCTGACGCCATCGAAGAGGGCCGCCGTCGCTGGCAGGCCCGGTACGACTCCGCCCGCAAGCGGGACGCCGACTTCTCGACGCTCTCCGGGGACCCGGTCGAACCGGCCTACGGGCCACGTCCCGGGGACACCTATGAGGGCTTCGAGCGGATCGGATGGCCCGGCGAGTACCCGTTCACGCGCGGCCTGTACCCGACCGGGTACCGGGGCCGTACGTGGACGATCCGGCAGTTCGCCGGGTTCGGGAACGCCGAGCAGACCAACGAGCGGTACAAGATGATCCTCGCCGCCGGCGGAGGAGGGCTGAGCGTCGCGTTCGACATGCCGACGCTGATGGGCCGCGACTCCGACGACGCGCGCTCGCTCGGCGAGGTCGGGCACTGCGGCGTCGCCATCGACTCCGCCGCCGACATGGAGGTCCTGTTCAAGGACATCCCGCTCGGGGACGTCACGACGTCCATGACGATCTCGGGCCCCGCCGTGCCCGTCTTCTGCATGTACCTCGTGGCCGCCGAGCGCCAGGGCGTCGACCCGGCCGTCCTCAACGGCACGCTGCAGACCGACATCTTCAAGGAGTACATCGCGCAGAAGGAGTGGCTCTTCCAGCCCGAGCCGCATCTGCGCCTGATCGGCGACCTCATGGAGCACTGCGCGGAGGGCATTCCCGCGTACAAGCCGCTCTCGGTCTCCGGGTACCACATCCGCGAGGCCGGCTCCACGGCCGCGCAGGAGCTGGCGTACACGCTCGCCGACGGCTTCGGCTATGTGGAGCTCGGCCTGTCGCGCGGGCTCGACGTGGACGTCTTCGCGCCCGGCCTCTCCTTCTTCTTCGACGCACACCTCGACTTCTTCGAGGAGATCGCCAAGTTCCGTGCCGCCCGCCGCATCTGGGCGCGCTGGATGCGGGACGTGTACGGGGCGAAGACCGACAAGGCGCAGTGGCTGCGCTTCCACACCCAGACCGCCGGGGTCTCCCTGACCGCGCAGCAGCCGTACAACAACGTCGTGCGGACCGCCGTCGAGGCGCTCGCGGCCGTGCTCGGCGGCACCAACTCGCTGCACACGAACGCCCTCGACGAGACCCTGGCGCTCCCCTCCGAGCAGGCCGCCGAGATCGCGCTGCGCACACAGCAGGTGCTCATGGAGGAGACCGGCGTCGCCAACGTCGCGGACCCGCTGGGCGGTTCGTGGTTCGTGGAGCAGCTCACGGACCGGATCGAGGCCGACGCCGAGAAGATCTTCGAGCAGATCAAGGAGCGCGGCCTGCGCGCCCACCCGGACGGGCAGCACCCGATCGGGCCGATGACCTCGGGCATCCTGCGCGGTATCGAGGACGGCTGGTTCACCGGCGAGATCGCCGAGTCCGCGTTCCAGTACCAGAAGGCGCTGGAGAAGGGCGACAAGCGGGTCGTCGGCGTCAACGCGCACCACGGGTCCGTCACCGGCGACCTGGAGATCCTGCGGGTCAGCCACGAGGTCGAGCGCGAGCAGGTGCGCGAGCTCGGCGCGCGCAAGGCGGCCAGGGACGACGCCCGCGTGCGCTCCGCCCTCGACGAGATGCTGAAGGCCGCGCGCGACGGCGGCAACATGATCCCGCCCATGCTCGACGCCGTGCGCGCCGAGGCCACCCTGGGCGAGATCTGCGGGGTGCTGCGCGACGAGTGGGGCGTGTACACCGAACCCGCCGGATTCTGA